TATTCACAAATGCAAGAATGACCTCACTCCCCTAAATAACAGAATCACATGGACTTTGTTGACAACTGAATAAACTAACTCCCTAGAACCCCTCCCACAATTTAACACACTGCCACCTCAGCGGATCTTCCTCTAACTTTTCTATTCAGCTTGTTTATTGGGCTTAGGCCCCAAACCAGTGTCCTATCACCTTATCCACTGGAGTTTTCTTGAAAATCTGTTCCTGAAgttgatattaattaatttatagacATTCTTCGGTGGTCAAAAACCTCATGCTACTTGTCAAATGTATAAATGTTAGAGCCGCATATTAATTTTTCCGTGCTTATGGCATGATTTAATATGTACTTGTTTCTCAGATTCTAATTGACTGTTAATAATTACGATGATGATACATTTTTAGGGCGGAATTGGTTCCTGCATATGTTCGGCTGCTGCGTGATAATGAGGCTGAAGTACGTATCGCTGCTGCTGGGAAAGTGACCAAGTTCTCCCGCATATTAAATCCTGAACTAGCTATTCAGCATATTCTACCATGTGTTAAGGTATGGCTATAcctcatattaatttttattatacttttgaTGTCTATAGATATATTGTTAATGACTGGTCAAGTTTGGCTGTTCTAGGAGTTATCCACAGATTCATCTCAACATGTTCGCTCTGCATTGGCTTCAGTTATAATGGGAATGGCACCAGTCTTAGGGAAGGTATGAACCTCTATCTAAGAACACAAGTTGTACTCgcattaattaatgtattttaaaatgtatCTACTCAAATGAAGGAGAGGATGCATGTGTGTTCTTgcttttgatatatttttgtggCTGTTGTAGGATGCAACAATTGAGCAACTGCTTCCTATTTTCCTCTCTCTTTTGAAAGATGAGTTTCCTGATGTTAGGCTAAATATTATCAGCAAGCTTGATCAAGTGAACCAGGTTTGTGgcttaaaattgaaaattttcagaTTGGCAATGTACATCTCAAATGCTATTACGTTTCATATATTTCTTCTATTGAAGCTATGGTAATGTATTTGCATGTGTTCCTTGCAGGTTATTGGTATTGACCTGTTATCTCAATCGCTATTACCAGCTATTGTTGAGCTTGCTGAGGATCGGCACTGGAGAGTTAGACTTGCAATCATAGAATATATACCCTTGTTAGCAAGTCAGTTGGGTGTAGGATTTTTTGATGATAAACTTGGAGCTCTTTGCATGCAATGGCTCAAGGACAAGGTATGAGAAGCTACTAAACTTTATATGGACAAggcttgaaatgtattttttgTAGTGGTTCTTTAAAGGGCACAATTTTTTTTCTGCCCAAGTTATTTAGGATGTGAAATAGCTTTGAAGTCTCATAGTGTAATATAAAGCTCACAGATCTTTCTTAGAGATCTGTGTACAAGTTATAAAAAATGCTTTAAAACGTCTATGGTTAGGCAGCTTGTTATTCTGTTTTTCTTTTGCGGGGTGGGGTGGGGGATAGGTCAATGCGACTCTGTTTTTCATGTTATTCGCTTCAAAGGCATCATGTCGACTTCAACTATATTGGTTGTGGTTGTAGGTATACTCAATCCGTGACGCAGCTGCCAATAATGTCAAACGCTTGGCAGAAGAATTTGGACCAGAATGGGCAATGCAGCACATTATTCCCCAGGTATTTTATCatataaacttattttcttGATGCAGATCAGCATTTTACCTGAAGACTTAAACAATGGAAAAGGATTATAATTCCAGCGATATCATGGAACATCCTCTAAACCAATGCTTTGAAAATGTTCTCTTAAACTTGTAGGGCCTCTGTCACTCAATTTTAATTTGCCCCCGCCGTGAAAATAATGCAAAAAGAGTTTGGGTTTCTTGATGCATTTCACAATTCTTAAAATTTTTGGCTTTGACATCTTGACCTAGGTATGAAGTTCATAATCATCTGTTACCTAACACAAACAAAATTATCAAATGATGCTAATtttgaaaaaagtaaaaatgaaaaggAATGTTATAAGGAAAGAAATGATGTGAAATAAAATGAGGTCATAATATGCAAAAGCAGTTATTTAAGGTATCTACTgaaatttgaagaaaatgaaataaaatgtatcaatttgaataaatttctCCCGAAGATTTTCTTATTTTACAGTAGACAATTGGTGTATTGATCACTATTGAGCTAAACAAGTATCTTTGCAGGTTTTGGACATGATTAATGATCCACATTATCTGTATCGAATGACGATCTTACACGCAATTTCTCTGCTAGCTCCTGTTCTGGGCTCAGAAATTACTTCTTCAAACCTGCTGCCTCTGGTCGTTAATGCAGCAAAAGATAGGTAAAATTGTGTGGTCCTCACTTTGCTTGTCTATATTTGAGCCAGTGCTGACAGTATGTCTTGCAGGGTACCCAATATCAAATTCAATGTTGCTAAAGTATTGCAGTCTCTCATTCCAATTGTTGATGAGTCTGTAAGTAACTTCCATTTAAGATTTCATCTTTAACGCACTTTCTTCATTTgctcaaattttctttattgtcTCACAACTAAATGCCATTTGAACAATGAAGGTTGTTGAGAGTACCATTCGTCCCTGTCTGGTTGAGCTCAGTGAGGATCCAGATGTTGATGTGAGGTTTTTCGCCTCTCAAGCACTACAATCTAGTGATCAAGTCAAGATGTCCAGCTAGATCAATCTGCATATTgtgtttagttattttttacttGTAATATTTGCAATTTCTTATGTAATTGGCCTCAAGCCAACTTGATCAATCCTTTGTATTACATATATCATTGTTGAGATCCTGCTTTGTTTTATTTCTATCTGATATCTATGTTACCAGTTTTTTTTTGTAGCGATGAAACATTGTCCAGAAGTGGGATGAGTTTTGAAGTACAATCACTAATTCTATGATTAACCATTGTGAACATTTTGTATGAAATTTTGCTCTGCAAATAGAAAGAATATATAAAGCTTTGTTTATGCTACTAGAGATATCCACGTCAATGCATTCATATCTAAAAGATAGTAACGAGGGATGGGGTACGACTATGTAAGATGTGTGTGCTGGATCACATTCCTGTTTGTTAACAGTTCACCTTCAAGCAAATGCCTGTGAAACTTGGAGCTTGTATAAAAATGGAAAAAGTGGAACTTGGGAGCAAATCTCAGATGTTATTTTAGAACTTGACGGCAAAAGTGGTTGATGATGTTTACAACGTAAAATTAAATAGATCAGAATATGGCTGACTCTATCTTTGATGATTTTGTAGGGCTATTCTTAGGAGACAATGTTTAGGTTGTTTTTACTAGATTACAAGGGAACAATAATGTTTATGCAGCGGCAAAAAGTGATTTCCATTTTAATATGATTGTATCTTGAATTTGATTTCCAATAATGAGTGAACTTTgtatgagtaaaaaaaatattttttcataaatgcAAAAAAGTATTATCCACTCTGTTCCACAATAATTAatctatttgtaaaaaaaattgtcttcaaatgaataacttcaatttttaatgcatttttttaatagtacaatttaattaatactaattgCATACTTTTCAATACAATAtcttctattatatatttatcatattgATATTGTATCAATATctaccaaaaataatttaataaaagtggtattctttctttcatttatacATTTATCTTAATGtgtgaaataatcaaatgactcaattattaTTCGACGTAAAGAGTAATCTTTTATACAGCAGTTTCTTTTGATACTGACGTGAAACAAGCATTGTTTGCTGAAATGAATTGAAGGAATATTGGTAATTAACAAAGTTGGCAGTGAACATTTCTACATACAAATATGAATCATAAAAGAATATAATACAACAGTGACAGGTCAGTAAGTTCAGTATAGAAAATCATTGAGAAAAATTGCCAACATtgaggagaaaaaaaaagtcagAAATTAATCTAGTCATgttgaaaatttgaataaaaacacTAGAGGCTAGAGCCAAGTGGTTCTACTTTTCCACGGTCCTTACTCTTACTACTAAGAACTTTCCTTCCCTGGCACAAGACCATTTTCTGCTTCTTTAAGTTCAGATCTGAACAACTTTATGTTATCAATAAGAGATTCAGCAGTGCTACATAAACCCTTCCTCCCAACTAACATCGCCCTGAAATCGCGATTTAACATTTTCATTCTGTTCTCGTCTCCATCGACCTGACTCAACTCAATAACCTGCTTCTTTGAAAGCAATGTATAAAGATAAAGACAGGGACAATCCACTGCATCTCTTCCAATTTTAACCCTTAGTAATGAACTAGAGTCGAGATTGTTCGGGTTTGGATTAAACAACACAGAGAAGCTACCGAAACTCATGTCAGGTTTTGCAAACAGTTTGTTCAAATCATTGTCCTGAACGGCGACGTTTTTCGTTGTGTAGCAGGGCGTTTTAGACTCCCACCTTGTCACTCTCAAAATGTTTGCAGCCTCTCTCATTCCACTAAGAAATGCTCCATGCATTGTTGCAGGATACTGTCTGCTAGTTGCCTCTCCAGCAAAGAATACTCTCCCTCCAATATTCTCTGAAAGTATATCATAATCATCTCCTGAAGATCCAACCTTAACGTAAGAATAAGATCCATTCGCAAATGGATCTTTTCCCCATCGAGTACAGGCAGCTTGAACAGGATCCGGAACAACGATCCCCTTCGGATGAAAAATATCCTTCAGAATTTTCATTACCCTTTTGACAGACTCGAAAGGCGACATCATCTCAAACCTAATAGCAGCTTCCCCGGCAACAAGAGCCACAAGAAGCGGGCCTCCAGACACAGAAGCGTAGCTATAGAACAGAAAAAACTCACCCCTCATACTCAAGTCCTCAGCCAAGTGACCAAACGTATCAATGTTCCCACCCCAGAAATTAGTCGGAAACAGCAACACAACCTTATTCAGCAACCCAAATCCTAACCTATGAATAGCATCTTTCTTCTTCTGAGGAAGATCAGGGAAAAACTGAATCGACTCTTTCTTAAGCACTCCTAAAGGAACAGTACAAAGGGCCATGTCCGCGCGAAACTGTTGCCCCCCGGCACACACCAATACACCATCACTTCCATAACTAACCCAATTCACTGTCTTCCCATAGAAAATCGGAAGACCCTCAGCCAACGCACGAACAAACGTCTCATTCCCTCCAGGAATAAAACAGTGATCACCACCCATCTCATAAGGATCATCTTGATCCCAATAAGCCATAGACAAATTAGACATAAGAGTAGCATTTGCATACTCCAAATTAGCAAGATGCCAATTCAACAACATCCTCTCTTCCTTATCTTCGGCAACCTTATAAACCCTACGAAACGCCTCCAACGCCGTCCCTAAAGGAACATCAACACTCTTAATCTCTTCGATCATAGCCTGCCTAAGCTTACAAACCCTCTCTAACAATTTATTAAACAAAACCTCAACCCTAGAATCAATCTCAGAGTCAACACATTTTCCATCAGGCATATAAAGAGGACAAATATCCCTAACCTTATGAAGTGGCAAATCCAATTGTCTAGCAAGAACACCAAGAGGGTTCCCATTAACACCAGTAAGAACACTTCCACCGAAATCCGCCGCAGCCTCAACACCACCATCATCACCACCACACATCTTCCTAGTCTTAACTCTCCCACCCGGCCGATTCCTACCTTCCAAAATCACAACTTTAAATCCTAAAAAGACCAATTGTCTCGCCGCAACCAAACCCGCTAACCCAGCTCCAATAACAATCACACTCCCCCTCTCAACCCCATCAAAAGACCGAACTTTCGCCTCTTTAATTTCCGGCGAAACACCGAAATTAATATAACCATGCTCAATCAAAAACCTATAAGCCGATTCGACCAAACCCTTATGTTCCGATCGAATCGACTTCAAAGCCCGATCATAAGTCAACCAAACATTAACATCGGATCGCCACCGAGCAAGAATGTGATTCCGAACAATTATATAATTCGATTGTTCAGAACCACCTAGGGTTTTAACAACATTAGCTTCAATTTCTTCCTCCGTTAACGAATCACCGGGAAACCCAACGGAAATAGCAATTAGGGCTTCAACATCGGTATCTTTAGCGACGTCGTTTTTGCGGGTTTTGGAAAGTGATGTTGTTGCGGTTAATTCAGTGAAGAATTTCTTACGCCGACGTCGTTTTCGAGGTTGGCTAGGGTTTGGATCTTGTTGTTTTTGGGTTGTTTTTGCAATTGAATTTAGTTGTTGTTGTTCGGAGGAAGAATCTGGAGAGTATGATTCTAAATCTTGATTTTGTTCGATAGGGTTTTCAGGGGACATTGTTACGACGTCGTTTTGGGATTTTGGTTCTGACATTTCTATATCTATGTGTTTTTCTGATACTTTTGTTGAGTTTAGTTCAGTATCTGAATCCACATCGTCttgtagttttttattttcttcttctttttgggTTTATGGGACTTTGCATGGTTCTTTTTATTGCTACCGATGGTAATGGGGCAAGATCCGGTATGTTAAATGACAATAATACCCTTAGTATTAAAAAAACTCATACCTTTCATGTAATTACTAAAAAGctgcattaaatattttttgttgttgttgtcgtcaTTCTTACATCTATTTATGTCAAGTAAATGGAATTGATAGCTTAACAAGTATGCAGATGAAATAAACAGTGGTTTAACAATATAAGTTGTTTGTAAACTATGAGTTTAAGAGTGTTCAAGACAACTTAGGGATCCAATCCAACAGAAGATTAGAGGACACATTCAAATTAACCTTTAAGTTAGGATTGTTCATGGACaccatatttatattatatattgttgaaattAAAAGTTAGTTCATGAATGactaacaatttttaattaatgattctCTTTGTTTTAAAAGATTAAGCTAAGAAAGAACTATGTTctttaattttgagttttttaactataaaaagtGTTAAGTGTGGAGTTTAACTTTTTTAAGAGTTACTAAGCTAATGAAAACATAAAGCATAAATTTAAAGGatatattacaaaaaattataaatttgattgattGTATGTGTCAGTGTACAATGaatatttatagataaattaaattttattgattaatacATTATGATCTGCAAAATCTAACTATGATTCACTTGAATTAGCTAATCTCATAAGTAATGTGTGTTTCTACCCATTATTGATGTACGTGACACTCCTAGGACTTATTGGACTTGAGAAAGATTCGCCCAACTTATTCATCTGCTCTTAGTTTGTCTAACTTACATTCAACTACTTGAACATCACCTAAACCACATTCGACAGTTGACCATTATTGGCTAACAATGTTTGAAAGTTGTACTCCTCTATCAATTTAGGCACATTTTCATCAGCAAAATTATAAAGGTCCACACAAAACCCAAATCAGACGATACTTCGAAAACATGATGTTGCAATTTGAATGTACAACCTAAATTTCAACGTAAAAtagttttcaattttcttttttaatcataaaataatatatattttgtttgtcaTTTCGATCAATCATGATCTTAATAAAACCCTAAGCAACTCAAACAGTTAAATCATGATTAGATGATTTGAGTTCTAAATTTGAATTCTCTGCCAATGATTTACCGAATCCAAATGCCATCTTGATTTTGAATGAAGTTTTCTAAATGAGCTCAAATAAATTAATCCATCCATACACTTAATCCATAATAACAAATCACAAGAATAATTCCAAGTGTAGATCAATTAGAGATGCTTagtaattttaactattttgttTATACATAATAGACATTAGACACATCATATAGTTAGTGGTATAAAAAGTTATCTATTCATTATTAGTCCAAATATATTTTGGCTATACTGTACATATATACTATAATTTACTCCTGAATATCTAAGATTTTAGGatgaaaaattatcaaaataatacaaGATTTAGAATCTTGTGAGAGAACAATTTTGTGAGAATCATAGCATATTATCACTGAAGAAATTGTAATTCTTTTTCAATATTCTGTTTGGCATGCCACATTTAGTTCTCTCCCAACCAATATTCTTGTTCACATTGTCATACACAACCAAATATCCTCGCAATGAAATGTCTGCAAATACCACATTTATTCATAAtcaatgaaaaagaaaaattgttcaTCAAACCAAGCTTAGCAGAATATTCATTGCACCCAcactttcatttaattttttactttactATGTATTACGAGTAGTTTCATTGATCAAATATAAACTTATTCTTCTAAAATTTGTTGTTTTTGGTCCAAATTAGCAATGTCACGTCATTAAATGCAAACAAACCTacatcattaataaatataacatgTCATAAAAATAAGCCCTAAACTAGATTGAGGAAAAAATCATGAAACTTGTGAAACAGATGAACTAAAATCTTGGATTTAGAAAAGAGGAGACTAAAATCATGTTTCAGTTAAAAGAGGAGACTAAAAGTGCATTTAAGCCAAAAAAGTATCGGAAAAATCTAGCAGACAAAAGTTGCATAAGTACCTCCAAGTATAATTGAGGATCCATCATTTACATTGCTACCATCAAGGATAGCTAAGCACACATTGCCTTTGTTCTGTATCATAAGAGTGTTTAttagaagaaaacaaaatctgTTGGAAATggaaataaaattgtattagaTGAAGAGATTCATTACACTAATGATCAAGTAACCCTCCGGCGGTATATGAAACAATGTCGACAAAATCCACCATTTGTTTCCGAATCGAAGAGTTAAGGTCTTGAAGTAATCCTTGACGTCTTTGACAGATCTGCATGCATCCATATAATAACATGGAGTTTAGAAAAGCCTGCTCCATTGTGATAGACTTATTTTATTGCTCCACAAGGTGATTAGTCAAAGTAACACAAGAAaactaatgaacttatttaatTTCATCATAACAAGGGACATTATAGAAGTAGAGAACTAGTCCTGTCGAAGTAGCTCAGTTGGTGAGTTAagagaaattgaaaaaattttAAGTAGGAGTTCCACGGTTTGAACCTTGAAAACTAACATTTGCTATAGAAAAAGTAGATAACTATATTTAGTGTCATTACAACTTGATTTATGTTAGGGTAAACAAACACGAAATAGtttgtatttttcttaaaaatctctaaaaacaatatctaaattattgaatacCAAAATCACTTTTATCATAATCCGTAACAAACAAGCTCTGAATTACACCTTGAGTCAACTTTTCTTACCTGATTGGGAAATTAGCTTGCCAGCAAATTGGCAAAGTTGTATCTGAATCATCTTCAACGAGACCTAGCCCAGAAACTTCTTCAAGCTGCATCATTGTATGCATAATGGATAAGCATCTTACTTAATCGCTTATAGCATTAAGTCATAAACGCTTATAatataagtgtttatgtataagttatttctataacaaacgataaaataaagtcaaattataTTCATATAAACTATATAAGCTGTATTCATAAGCTATCCTTCAGAGTTGAGAGCTTATGAGAATAAGCTAAAAACAGATTATGAATAtgtcataaattgttttcaaaaaccTTCCCATACAGTCTCACATGTTCTTATGTCaatagataaactcaaataGGCCTTAAAAACAAGTTCATAATTTTCAAGATGGTTAGATGTAAAAACTCACAGAAGCAACAAGATCACGGTACGCCTCTTTTGGAAAATACGTATAAGAACTGCCACTATCAAAAACCACATTTCCTACTTTGCTGTGTCCATCAAAACTGAGTAGTCGATTACCGTAATTTATTCCAAGAACCTCAGTTTGGTATAAATCTCTGTATAGAAGAAACAGAAGAAACCTCAGAACAACAAGAAACCTTGATCACTGTAATTGCAAAATGTTTTTAGAAAGTAAACAGACGCTTCTATCGTAGATTTCTCGTGCTAAATAACAAAATCACTTCATAAAGGGAAAAGAAACATGTTGTCGAGAAAATCATACG
This region of Cicer arietinum cultivar CDC Frontier isolate Library 1 chromosome 8, Cicar.CDCFrontier_v2.0, whole genome shotgun sequence genomic DNA includes:
- the LOC105852720 gene encoding lysine-specific histone demethylase 1 homolog 1, with product MSEPKSQNDVVTMSPENPIEQNQDLESYSPDSSSEQQQLNSIAKTTQKQQDPNPSQPRKRRRRKKFFTELTATTSLSKTRKNDVAKDTDVEALIAISVGFPGDSLTEEEIEANVVKTLGGSEQSNYIIVRNHILARWRSDVNVWLTYDRALKSIRSEHKGLVESAYRFLIEHGYINFGVSPEIKEAKVRSFDGVERGSVIVIGAGLAGLVAARQLVFLGFKVVILEGRNRPGGRVKTRKMCGGDDGGVEAAADFGGSVLTGVNGNPLGVLARQLDLPLHKVRDICPLYMPDGKCVDSEIDSRVEVLFNKLLERVCKLRQAMIEEIKSVDVPLGTALEAFRRVYKVAEDKEERMLLNWHLANLEYANATLMSNLSMAYWDQDDPYEMGGDHCFIPGGNETFVRALAEGLPIFYGKTVNWVSYGSDGVLVCAGGQQFRADMALCTVPLGVLKKESIQFFPDLPQKKKDAIHRLGFGLLNKVVLLFPTNFWGGNIDTFGHLAEDLSMRGEFFLFYSYASVSGGPLLVALVAGEAAIRFEMMSPFESVKRVMKILKDIFHPKGIVVPDPVQAACTRWGKDPFANGSYSYVKVGSSGDDYDILSENIGGRVFFAGEATSRQYPATMHGAFLSGMREAANILRVTRWESKTPCYTTKNVAVQDNDLNKLFAKPDMSFGSFSVLFNPNPNNLDSSSLLRVKIGRDAVDCPCLYLYTLLSKKQVIELSQVDGDENRMKMLNRDFRAMLVGRKGLCSTAESLIDNIKLFRSELKEAENGLVPGKESS
- the LOC101504990 gene encoding uncharacterized protein codes for the protein MAMVDQPLYPIAVLIDELKNEDIQLRLNSIRRLSTIARALGEERTRKELIPFLSENNDDDDEVLLATAEELGVFVPYVGGVEYASVLLPPLETLCTVEETCVRDKSVESLCRIGAQMREQDLVEHFIPLVKRLASGEWFTARVSSCGLFHIAYPSASEGLKTELRAIYGQLCQDDMPMVRRSAATNLGKFASTVEAAHLKTDIMSVFDDLTQDDQDSVRLLAVEGCAALGKLLEPQDCVAHILPVIVNFSQDKSWRVRYMVANQLYELCEAVGPDSTRAELVPAYVRLLRDNEAEVRIAAAGKVTKFSRILNPELAIQHILPCVKELSTDSSQHVRSALASVIMGMAPVLGKDATIEQLLPIFLSLLKDEFPDVRLNIISKLDQVNQVIGIDLLSQSLLPAIVELAEDRHWRVRLAIIEYIPLLASQLGVGFFDDKLGALCMQWLKDKVYSIRDAAANNVKRLAEEFGPEWAMQHIIPQVLDMINDPHYLYRMTILHAISLLAPVLGSEITSSNLLPLVVNAAKDRVPNIKFNVAKVLQSLIPIVDESVVESTIRPCLVELSEDPDVDVRFFASQALQSSDQVKMSS